A single Acidaminococcus sp. DNA region contains:
- a CDS encoding DUF3100 domain-containing protein — protein MKNIKLHVIVAIMIAIAELIGVKSFQVGPGKVVLLPMLYALILGVLTTPSFLKITKQKDMEDAGSLIGLTLMLLMARYGTLVGPTLPKIISSSPALILQEFGNLGTCLLGVPLAVALGLKRETIGAAHSVAREPNVALIGERYGLDSPEGRGVMGVYISGTVFGTIFVGLMASFLAGLGIFHPYALAMAAGVGSASMMTAAVGSLSVIYPEMTDQLAAFGAASNMLSGLDGIYMSIWLALPLTEFLYKKCCILKYGHVLTKEEEQE, from the coding sequence ATGAAAAACATCAAACTGCATGTGATTGTAGCCATTATGATTGCCATTGCAGAACTGATCGGGGTCAAGTCCTTCCAGGTCGGACCGGGCAAAGTCGTACTGCTGCCGATGCTGTACGCATTAATCCTGGGTGTCCTGACTACTCCGAGCTTCCTGAAAATTACGAAGCAGAAAGACATGGAAGACGCCGGTTCCCTGATTGGGCTTACGCTGATGCTGCTGATGGCGCGTTATGGTACTCTGGTCGGGCCGACGCTGCCGAAAATCATCAGTTCCAGCCCTGCTCTGATTCTGCAGGAATTTGGTAACCTTGGTACCTGCCTTTTGGGCGTGCCGCTGGCCGTGGCTCTTGGCCTGAAACGCGAGACCATCGGCGCGGCTCACTCAGTGGCCCGTGAACCGAACGTTGCACTTATTGGTGAACGCTATGGGCTTGATAGCCCTGAAGGCCGCGGCGTTATGGGCGTTTATATTTCCGGTACTGTATTCGGTACCATCTTTGTCGGACTGATGGCAAGCTTCCTTGCAGGCCTTGGTATTTTTCATCCGTACGCACTGGCTATGGCTGCCGGCGTCGGCAGTGCCAGTATGATGACGGCTGCTGTCGGGTCTCTTTCCGTAATTTATCCTGAAATGACGGATCAACTGGCTGCTTTTGGTGCTGCAAGTAACATGCTCTCCGGACTGGACGGGATATACATGTCCATCTGGCTGGCTTTGCCGCTGACGGAATTCCTGTATAAGAAATGCTGCATCCTGAAATATGGTCATGTACTGACGAAGGAGGAGGAACAAGAATGA
- a CDS encoding DUF340 domain-containing protein — MKEYNLAETFVILLLMGALSMISNTMSSHVGILEAIPGMLILIAICMAGIALGKYMPGHIPGVAYVVTLGCILTCPGFPGADIINFYMKKVGFVALCTVILAYAGVSIGKDMDAFRHTGWRIMILSCVIFMGTYLGSAIIAQVILKAIGQI, encoded by the coding sequence ATGAAAGAATATAACTTAGCTGAGACTTTTGTAATCCTTCTTTTGATGGGCGCGCTGTCCATGATCAGTAATACCATGTCTTCCCATGTGGGAATCCTGGAAGCCATTCCCGGGATGCTGATTCTGATTGCAATCTGCATGGCAGGAATTGCCCTCGGTAAATATATGCCGGGTCATATTCCTGGTGTAGCCTACGTAGTAACGCTGGGCTGCATTTTGACGTGCCCCGGATTCCCCGGTGCTGATATCATTAACTTCTATATGAAGAAAGTCGGGTTCGTTGCTCTTTGCACGGTCATCCTGGCTTATGCCGGTGTTTCCATCGGTAAAGATATGGATGCTTTCAGACACACGGGCTGGAGAATCATGATTTTGAGCTGCGTCATTTTCATGGGTACTTATCTTGGTTCTGCTATTATTGCTCAGGTCATCCTGAAGGCAATCGGACAAATTTAA
- the thiC gene encoding phosphomethylpyrimidine synthase ThiC produces MQTQRQAALDGKITDAMAEVARQENLDPEVIRERVAKGTVAICANINHTNLVPRGVGEGLSTKVNANIGTSSAFPDPEPELKKLKAAIDAGADAVMDLSTGNNIDASRRAIIKNSTVMVGTVPIYQATVAAIKAHGKVTDMTKDDIFQVIEEQAKDGADFMTMHCGITRQALKTLIDEGREMDIVSRGGSFLSGWMLANGKENPFYEYFDEILDICARYDVTISLGDGCRPGCLADATDRTQITELINLGSLTQRAWKRGVQVMVEGPGHVPYNQIATNMQLEKRLCHGAPFYVLGPLVTDIAPGYDHITSAIGGTLAAVNGADFLCYVTPAEHLGLPDINDVREGVIAARIAGHAADVAKGLPSAVAQDLAMARARKKLDWDAQLKLAIDPVKATEFRKAKNKSTDEYCSMCGDYCAVRIISEYLDKVKEEKKKQK; encoded by the coding sequence ATGCAAACACAACGTCAAGCCGCCCTCGACGGCAAGATTACTGACGCCATGGCTGAAGTAGCCCGTCAGGAAAATCTGGATCCTGAAGTCATCCGTGAGAGAGTTGCCAAAGGCACTGTTGCCATTTGCGCAAACATCAATCACACGAATCTGGTACCGCGCGGTGTCGGTGAAGGCCTGTCCACGAAGGTCAACGCCAACATTGGTACTTCTTCTGCCTTCCCTGATCCGGAACCTGAATTGAAAAAATTAAAGGCGGCCATCGACGCCGGAGCAGACGCGGTTATGGATCTTTCCACGGGGAACAACATCGATGCTTCCCGCCGCGCCATCATTAAGAACTCCACCGTTATGGTCGGCACTGTTCCTATTTATCAGGCAACCGTAGCTGCCATCAAGGCTCATGGCAAAGTTACGGACATGACCAAGGATGATATTTTCCAAGTCATCGAAGAACAGGCTAAAGATGGTGCTGACTTCATGACCATGCACTGCGGCATTACACGTCAGGCCCTGAAGACCTTGATTGATGAAGGCCGTGAAATGGATATCGTCAGCCGCGGCGGCTCCTTCCTCTCCGGCTGGATGCTGGCAAACGGCAAGGAAAACCCCTTCTACGAATATTTCGATGAAATTCTTGATATTTGCGCCCGCTACGATGTAACCATCAGTCTGGGTGACGGCTGCCGTCCGGGCTGCCTCGCCGATGCTACGGACCGTACCCAGATTACAGAACTGATTAACCTCGGTTCCCTCACCCAGCGTGCCTGGAAGAGAGGCGTACAGGTCATGGTAGAAGGTCCGGGGCACGTACCTTACAACCAAATCGCAACTAATATGCAGCTTGAAAAGCGTCTCTGCCACGGTGCTCCGTTCTATGTCCTCGGGCCTCTTGTGACGGATATTGCTCCGGGCTATGACCACATTACCTCCGCTATCGGCGGTACGCTCGCTGCCGTAAACGGTGCTGACTTCCTCTGCTATGTAACGCCGGCCGAACACCTGGGACTGCCTGACATCAACGATGTCCGCGAAGGTGTTATTGCTGCCCGCATCGCAGGCCACGCTGCCGATGTGGCAAAGGGACTGCCTTCCGCCGTTGCCCAGGATCTCGCTATGGCCCGCGCCCGCAAGAAGCTGGATTGGGATGCACAGCTGAAACTTGCTATCGACCCGGTTAAAGCAACGGAATTCCGCAAAGCCAAAAATAAGAGTACTGATGAATATTGCTCTATGTGCGGTGACTACTGCGCAGTCCGCATCATCAGTGAATACCTTGATAAAGTCAAGGAAGAAAAGAAAAAACAAAAATAA
- the nifJ gene encoding pyruvate:ferredoxin (flavodoxin) oxidoreductase — MSKKQMKTMDGNTAAAYTSYAFSDVAAIYPITPSSPMAEVSDEWASHGKKNIFGRPVKIMEMQSEAGASGAVHGSLAAGALTTTYTASQGLLLMIPNMYKIAGELLPGVFDVAARALATSSLNIFGDHSDVMACRQTGFAMLCESGVQEVMDLTAVAHLSAIKGHVPFLNFFDGFRTSHEIQKIELLDYDDLAKLVDYDELEKFRKHALNPDNPVIRGTAQNPDIYFQTREAVNKYYDALPDIVADYMDKISKLTGRDYKLFNYTGAPDAENVIVMMGSGTQTAEEVAKILCAQGEKVGVLNVHLFRPFSLKYFMAAMPKTVKRIAVLDRTKEAGSEGEPLYLDVRSAYYTADEKPMIIGGRYGLGSKEFYPGDALAVFDNLKAAEPKPRFTVGITDDVTNLSLPKEKTLDITPKGTTSCMFWGLGSDGTVGANKSAIKIIGDKTDMYAQGYFAYDSKKSGGVTISHLRFGPEPIHMPFLINFADYVAVHNASYVRRYNVANGLKEGGTFLLNCPWSDAELDKELPGQLKRYLATKKINFYTIDAVKIAAGIGLGGRINMIMQSAFFKLTEIIPVDDAIKYLKESIVKSYGKKGQNVVDMNNKAVDEGVNAIHKVEIPASWATAEDEVLYPKTGNDWVDEVMVPMNEQEGAKLPISKLMGQVDGTFPSGTAAYEKRGIAINVPEWNIDKCIQCNQCAIMCPHAAIRPVLLSDEEAKAAPAELKTKPATGAKGLNFRIMVSPMDCQGCSNCVDACPVKALEMKPFATQEHLRDAWDYAQKNVTPKVNPMNKFSVKGSQFEQPLLEFSGACAGCGETPYAKLVTQLFGDRMMVANATGCSSIWGASAPSMPYTKNHKGHGPAWANSLFEDNAEYGLGMYLGVKACRDRLAGLMEAAKDNCSADLKAAMEDWLAHQEDGDGSRERADKLVALLEAEKAGKPELEEIYDAKQFFVKRSQWIFGGDGWSYDIGYGGLDHVLASGDDVNVMVFDTEVYSNTGGQSSKSTPEAAVAKFAASGKRTKKKDLGMMAMSYGYVYVAQINLGADKNQALKALKEAEAYHGPSLIICYSPCINHGIKRGMQHSFLEAKAAVECGYWSCYRYNPELKAVGKKSFFLDSTKTPKFDTFEDFLKGEVRYASLAKSFPDIAEELYAKTKKDAEERLAGYVKLDAE; from the coding sequence ATGTCTAAAAAGCAAATGAAGACGATGGATGGTAACACCGCCGCTGCGTATACTTCCTACGCATTCAGTGATGTTGCAGCAATCTATCCTATCACTCCTTCTTCCCCGATGGCAGAAGTCAGTGATGAATGGGCTTCCCATGGTAAGAAAAACATCTTTGGGCGTCCTGTAAAGATCATGGAAATGCAGTCCGAAGCTGGTGCTTCCGGTGCTGTACACGGCTCCCTGGCCGCTGGCGCACTGACCACCACTTATACTGCTTCTCAGGGCCTGCTGCTGATGATCCCGAACATGTACAAGATCGCCGGCGAACTGCTTCCTGGCGTATTCGATGTAGCTGCTCGTGCTCTGGCAACCAGCTCCCTGAACATTTTCGGTGACCACAGTGACGTTATGGCTTGCCGTCAGACCGGCTTCGCTATGCTCTGCGAAAGCGGCGTACAGGAAGTTATGGATTTGACTGCTGTTGCCCATCTGTCCGCTATCAAAGGCCATGTTCCTTTCCTGAACTTCTTTGATGGTTTCCGTACTTCTCATGAAATTCAGAAGATTGAACTTCTGGACTATGATGATCTGGCAAAACTGGTTGATTACGATGAACTCGAAAAGTTCCGTAAGCATGCTCTGAACCCGGATAACCCTGTTATTCGCGGTACCGCTCAGAACCCGGACATTTACTTCCAGACTCGTGAAGCTGTAAACAAATACTATGATGCACTGCCTGATATCGTTGCTGACTACATGGATAAGATCAGCAAGCTGACCGGCCGTGACTATAAGCTCTTCAACTACACTGGTGCTCCTGATGCTGAAAACGTTATCGTTATGATGGGCAGCGGCACTCAGACTGCTGAAGAAGTTGCCAAGATCCTGTGCGCACAGGGCGAAAAGGTTGGTGTCCTGAACGTTCACCTCTTCCGTCCGTTCTCCCTGAAGTACTTCATGGCTGCTATGCCTAAGACTGTTAAGAGAATTGCTGTTCTCGACAGAACGAAGGAAGCTGGCTCCGAAGGCGAACCTCTGTACCTGGATGTTCGCAGCGCTTACTACACTGCAGATGAAAAACCGATGATTATCGGCGGCCGTTACGGCTTAGGTTCCAAGGAATTCTATCCTGGCGATGCACTGGCTGTATTCGACAACCTGAAAGCTGCTGAACCGAAACCTCGCTTCACCGTTGGTATTACCGATGATGTTACCAACCTTTCCCTGCCGAAGGAAAAGACTCTGGACATCACCCCGAAGGGCACCACGAGCTGCATGTTCTGGGGCCTGGGCTCCGATGGTACCGTTGGTGCTAACAAGAGCGCTATCAAGATTATCGGTGATAAGACTGATATGTACGCTCAGGGCTACTTCGCTTATGACTCCAAGAAGTCCGGCGGCGTAACCATTTCCCACCTGCGTTTCGGACCGGAACCGATTCATATGCCGTTCCTCATCAACTTCGCTGACTATGTAGCTGTACATAACGCTTCTTATGTACGTCGTTACAACGTAGCTAACGGCCTGAAGGAAGGCGGCACCTTCCTGCTGAACTGCCCGTGGAGCGATGCAGAACTCGATAAGGAACTGCCGGGACAACTGAAACGTTATCTGGCTACCAAGAAGATTAACTTCTACACCATTGATGCTGTTAAGATTGCTGCAGGCATTGGCCTGGGCGGCCGCATCAACATGATTATGCAGTCCGCATTCTTCAAGCTGACTGAAATCATCCCTGTAGATGACGCTATCAAATATCTGAAGGAATCCATTGTTAAGTCCTATGGTAAGAAGGGCCAGAACGTTGTTGATATGAACAACAAGGCCGTTGACGAAGGTGTCAATGCTATCCATAAGGTTGAAATCCCTGCTTCCTGGGCTACGGCTGAGGACGAAGTTCTCTATCCGAAGACTGGCAATGACTGGGTTGATGAAGTAATGGTTCCGATGAACGAACAGGAAGGCGCAAAGCTGCCGATCAGCAAACTGATGGGTCAGGTAGATGGTACGTTCCCGTCCGGCACCGCTGCTTACGAAAAACGTGGTATTGCTATCAACGTTCCTGAATGGAACATTGACAAGTGCATCCAGTGCAACCAGTGCGCTATTATGTGTCCGCATGCCGCTATTCGTCCTGTTCTGCTGAGCGATGAAGAAGCTAAGGCTGCTCCTGCTGAACTGAAGACCAAACCGGCTACCGGCGCTAAGGGCCTGAACTTCCGCATTATGGTTTCCCCGATGGACTGCCAAGGCTGCAGCAACTGCGTTGATGCTTGCCCTGTAAAGGCCCTCGAAATGAAACCGTTTGCTACTCAGGAACATCTGAGAGACGCTTGGGATTATGCTCAGAAGAACGTAACTCCGAAAGTCAACCCGATGAACAAGTTCAGCGTAAAGGGTTCTCAGTTCGAACAACCGCTGCTCGAGTTCTCCGGCGCATGCGCAGGCTGCGGCGAAACTCCGTATGCTAAACTGGTAACCCAGCTGTTTGGTGATCGCATGATGGTTGCTAACGCAACGGGCTGCTCCTCCATTTGGGGTGCATCTGCTCCTTCCATGCCGTACACCAAGAACCACAAGGGTCATGGTCCTGCTTGGGCTAACTCCCTGTTCGAAGATAACGCTGAATATGGCTTAGGCATGTACCTCGGCGTTAAGGCTTGCCGCGATCGTCTGGCTGGTCTGATGGAAGCTGCTAAGGACAACTGCTCTGCAGATCTGAAGGCTGCTATGGAAGATTGGCTGGCTCATCAGGAAGATGGCGACGGCTCTCGTGAACGCGCTGATAAGCTGGTTGCTCTCCTCGAAGCTGAAAAGGCTGGTAAGCCTGAACTGGAAGAAATTTACGATGCAAAGCAATTCTTCGTAAAACGTTCTCAGTGGATCTTCGGTGGCGATGGCTGGTCCTATGATATCGGTTACGGCGGATTGGATCACGTCCTGGCTTCCGGTGACGATGTCAACGTAATGGTATTCGATACCGAAGTTTACTCCAACACCGGCGGACAGTCCTCTAAGTCCACTCCTGAAGCTGCTGTAGCTAAGTTCGCTGCCAGCGGTAAGAGAACCAAGAAGAAGGATCTGGGCATGATGGCTATGAGCTATGGTTATGTATATGTAGCTCAAATCAACCTGGGTGCAGATAAGAACCAGGCTCTGAAGGCTCTGAAGGAAGCTGAAGCTTACCATGGTCCTTCCCTGATCATCTGCTATTCTCCTTGCATCAACCACGGTATCAAACGCGGCATGCAGCACTCCTTCCTGGAAGCTAAGGCTGCCGTTGAATGCGGTTACTGGTCTTGCTACCGTTACAACCCTGAACTGAAGGCTGTTGGCAAGAAGAGCTTCTTCCTGGATTCCACGAAGACTCCGAAGTTCGATACTTTCGAAGACTTCCTGAAGGGCGAAGTTCGTTACGCTTCTCTGGCAAAATCCTTCCCGGATATTGCAGAAGAACTGTATGCTAAGACCAAGAAAGATGCTGAAGAACGTCTGGCTGGCTATGTAAAGCTGGATGCTGAATAA
- a CDS encoding IS1182 family transposase yields the protein MQKNKPTQKDYTKIGSSYQLFLPLNFEVQIPNDDPVRLVRAMVEGMDVKALYDTYSHVENKLTSPIQLLEIVIYACMEGIRGSRKIEQSCKRDTHFMFLLDGKKAPDNATIARFCSLHLKPCIKELMIQMDKWLLARGFITLDSLFIDGTKIESVANKYKFVWKNRILGSQNKLIEKLEQLVPEIEERFGIKVCYGNTFHIRHLKKLLKKLLVIKRAEGIEFVHGCGKRKTILQKYYEILANYLKRLKVYTKQLHICGERNSFAKTDPDATFMRMKEDAMLNGTLKPGYNVQYANNSGFTLFADVSAHPTDMRTLIPFLEGFEAHFGQKFANIVADAGYESEENLVWLKKNQYTSYIKPNNYERSKRKKYKNDIGKAENMTYLPEQDMYICKGRRLLKVSKVTQVKNRSGYVSEKTYYECKDCSGCPYKEQCIHGNNCRTPMEKRNKKLVVSKNFAALRAESLKNITSEYGKELRMNRSIQAEGAFADLKDSLNVRRLETRGKGNALVTVGICAMARNVLKVHHKVQDGKEDLHLYPLKKEA from the coding sequence ATGCAAAAAAACAAACCTACACAAAAGGATTATACAAAAATTGGCAGTTCTTATCAACTTTTTCTTCCTCTAAATTTTGAAGTACAAATCCCTAATGACGATCCTGTTCGCTTGGTGCGTGCCATGGTAGAAGGGATGGATGTAAAGGCATTGTATGACACGTATTCTCATGTCGAGAATAAATTAACGTCACCAATTCAGCTGCTGGAAATCGTCATTTATGCATGTATGGAAGGAATTCGTGGTTCGCGTAAGATAGAGCAATCCTGTAAAAGAGACACTCATTTCATGTTCCTCTTAGATGGGAAAAAAGCTCCGGATAATGCAACCATTGCAAGATTTTGTTCCCTCCATCTAAAACCATGTATCAAGGAGCTCATGATTCAGATGGATAAATGGCTGCTGGCTCGCGGGTTCATCACGCTGGATAGCCTGTTCATCGATGGGACAAAAATTGAATCTGTGGCAAACAAATACAAATTTGTTTGGAAAAACAGAATCTTAGGCAGCCAGAACAAACTCATAGAGAAACTGGAGCAACTGGTTCCCGAAATCGAGGAACGTTTCGGGATCAAGGTCTGTTACGGAAACACTTTCCACATCCGTCATTTAAAGAAGCTCCTAAAAAAACTGCTTGTCATAAAGCGGGCTGAGGGAATCGAGTTTGTTCACGGATGTGGGAAAAGAAAGACCATCCTACAGAAGTACTATGAGATTTTAGCTAACTATCTCAAACGCCTTAAGGTGTATACGAAGCAGCTTCATATCTGTGGGGAACGGAACAGCTTTGCCAAAACAGACCCGGATGCTACCTTTATGAGGATGAAAGAAGACGCCATGCTTAATGGCACCTTAAAGCCGGGATACAATGTCCAATATGCAAACAATTCCGGTTTTACCTTGTTTGCAGATGTGAGTGCGCATCCCACAGATATGCGGACACTCATTCCTTTTCTTGAAGGATTTGAAGCCCACTTCGGTCAGAAATTTGCAAACATTGTAGCCGATGCAGGCTATGAAAGCGAAGAGAACTTGGTCTGGCTGAAGAAGAATCAGTATACTTCATATATCAAGCCTAACAATTATGAAAGAAGCAAGAGGAAAAAGTATAAGAACGACATCGGCAAAGCAGAAAACATGACATATTTGCCTGAGCAAGACATGTATATCTGTAAAGGTAGGAGACTGCTGAAAGTCAGCAAAGTAACCCAGGTAAAGAACCGGTCAGGATATGTGTCAGAGAAAACATATTACGAATGTAAGGACTGCAGCGGTTGTCCCTACAAGGAACAGTGCATCCATGGGAACAATTGCAGGACACCCATGGAGAAAAGAAACAAGAAATTAGTGGTCTCGAAGAATTTTGCTGCATTGAGGGCAGAATCCCTGAAGAACATTACTTCCGAATATGGTAAGGAACTGAGGATGAACCGCAGTATACAGGCAGAAGGAGCCTTTGCGGATCTCAAGGATTCATTAAACGTCAGAAGACTAGAAACCCGAGGCAAAGGAAATGCCCTGGTAACAGTGGGAATATGTGCCATGGCACGGAATGTCCTGAAGGTTCATCACAAAGTTCAAGACGGCAAAGAGGATTTGCACTTATATCCGCTGAAAAAAGAGGCCTAA
- a CDS encoding YrbL family protein: MNKTQNAIPYVTLSEADVYGKGSHKKCYLMPDRSELCVKLPYNDGGVKDLGREIRYIHVMQHQHKESSLLPKYYGAIQTNYGEGHVYERITNADGSECRTLAEVLTDLKLLEKYFKGIVVLLRKMHDELLQKRIITMGLYPENVLFQEMGDGSYRIRLVNDMGSKTLIPLEYFSEHFAHRRVVERWKEFLHTIVRKYPSAMAEKLVKEIA, from the coding sequence ATGAATAAAACTCAGAATGCAATTCCTTACGTCACTCTTTCTGAGGCAGATGTCTATGGAAAGGGAAGTCATAAGAAATGCTACTTGATGCCTGACAGGAGCGAGCTTTGCGTCAAGCTTCCTTACAACGATGGCGGCGTCAAGGATCTTGGCAGGGAAATCCGTTATATTCATGTAATGCAGCACCAGCACAAGGAATCATCGCTGCTGCCTAAGTACTATGGCGCTATTCAGACAAATTATGGGGAAGGCCATGTGTACGAAAGGATTACCAACGCTGATGGAAGCGAATGCCGTACGCTGGCTGAAGTGCTGACGGACTTGAAATTACTTGAAAAGTATTTTAAAGGTATCGTAGTACTGCTGCGCAAGATGCATGATGAACTGCTGCAGAAGAGAATCATCACGATGGGATTGTACCCGGAAAATGTTCTTTTTCAGGAAATGGGGGATGGTTCGTATCGCATCCGTCTTGTGAATGATATGGGCAGCAAGACGCTGATTCCTCTCGAGTATTTCTCAGAACATTTTGCTCATCGCCGTGTGGTAGAACGCTGGAAGGAATTCTTACATACCATTGTGAGAAAATACCCTTCTGCCATGGCAGAAAAACTTGTCAAAGAGATTGCATAA
- a CDS encoding TRAP transporter permease — protein sequence MTEEKKQTKPAEMTAEEVMQKFDKESDKRNPGGMWHYIIAAISILFAVFQLYTAIFGVLDAHLQRAIHLCFGLALIYLLYPARKSWSRKKMNPLDVILAILSVGATMYLVVNYKELVTRAGMNTQTDIIVGIIGILLVFEATRRTVGWPMLTVALVFLAYAFLGPYMPGVLAHRGVGFDELVGHLYFTTEGIFGVPMGVSSTFIYLFILFGAYLDATGLGKFFIDLANAIAGWAVGGPAKVAVLSSGLMGTVSGSSVANVAGTGSFTIPMMKKLGYRPSFAGAVEAAASTGGQLMPPVMGAAAFLMAEFVGVPYIDVVKAAVIPAILYYTGIWLSVHYEAKKYGLKGTPREELPKIGPLLKEKGHLAIPLIVIVYLLVTGYTPMRAALYAIGLTIVCACLRKNTRITFRQFVDGLINGSQSVLGVLIACASAGIIIGVVTKTGVGLKLATALLDLAHGQLIPAMFFTMITSLILGMGVPTTANYVITSTIAAPALIQMHVPVLAAHMFAFYFGIVADVTPPVALAAYAGSGIAGSDPMKTGVTAAKLAIAAFVVPYIFVLAPQLLMINATAPTIILAMVTAIIGMWGLSLAMIGFCEHPLNAIQRIVFFIGGLCLIIPGTVTDIAGVVILVICYLWQRKNQGGPLPNVGD from the coding sequence ATGACTGAAGAAAAAAAACAAACAAAACCAGCAGAAATGACCGCGGAAGAGGTCATGCAGAAGTTCGATAAAGAATCGGATAAGCGTAATCCTGGCGGGATGTGGCATTATATTATTGCTGCCATAAGTATCCTCTTCGCTGTCTTCCAGCTTTATACGGCCATCTTTGGTGTATTGGACGCTCATTTGCAGCGTGCCATCCACCTTTGCTTCGGCCTTGCATTAATTTATTTATTGTACCCTGCCAGAAAATCCTGGTCCCGCAAGAAGATGAATCCCCTGGATGTAATCCTGGCAATACTCTCTGTCGGAGCGACAATGTACCTGGTCGTTAACTATAAGGAACTTGTTACGCGTGCCGGTATGAACACACAGACGGATATTATTGTGGGTATTATTGGTATCCTGCTCGTCTTTGAAGCTACCCGCCGCACCGTTGGCTGGCCGATGCTGACTGTCGCACTGGTCTTTTTGGCCTACGCCTTTCTGGGGCCATATATGCCGGGCGTACTGGCGCACAGAGGCGTTGGGTTCGATGAACTTGTCGGTCACCTGTATTTCACAACCGAAGGAATCTTCGGGGTACCGATGGGCGTATCGTCCACCTTCATTTACCTCTTCATCCTGTTTGGTGCATACCTTGACGCAACGGGCCTCGGCAAATTCTTTATTGACCTGGCAAACGCCATTGCGGGCTGGGCAGTCGGCGGTCCTGCAAAAGTTGCCGTACTTTCTTCCGGCCTGATGGGCACGGTTTCCGGTTCTTCTGTAGCAAACGTTGCCGGTACCGGTTCCTTCACCATTCCTATGATGAAGAAGTTAGGTTACCGTCCTTCCTTTGCCGGAGCTGTAGAAGCTGCCGCTTCTACCGGCGGTCAGCTGATGCCTCCTGTCATGGGTGCTGCAGCTTTCCTGATGGCAGAATTTGTGGGTGTACCTTACATTGATGTAGTTAAAGCAGCTGTTATTCCGGCTATCCTCTACTACACCGGCATCTGGCTGAGCGTTCACTATGAGGCCAAAAAATATGGCCTGAAAGGAACTCCGCGTGAAGAATTACCGAAAATTGGTCCTCTGCTGAAGGAAAAAGGCCATCTGGCTATTCCTCTTATCGTTATCGTATATCTGCTTGTTACCGGTTATACGCCAATGCGTGCTGCTCTCTATGCTATCGGCCTTACGATTGTCTGCGCCTGCCTGAGAAAAAATACGCGCATCACCTTCCGTCAGTTTGTTGACGGCTTGATCAATGGTTCCCAGTCCGTACTGGGCGTTCTGATTGCCTGCGCTTCTGCCGGCATCATTATCGGTGTTGTGACCAAGACCGGTGTTGGTCTGAAGCTTGCCACGGCTCTGCTTGACCTGGCACATGGCCAGTTGATTCCGGCGATGTTCTTTACGATGATCACTTCCCTGATTCTCGGTATGGGCGTTCCTACAACGGCTAACTACGTCATTACGTCCACTATTGCAGCGCCTGCTCTGATTCAGATGCATGTGCCGGTACTTGCCGCCCACATGTTTGCTTTCTACTTCGGCATCGTTGCCGACGTAACCCCGCCAGTTGCGCTGGCTGCGTATGCTGGTTCCGGTATCGCAGGTTCCGACCCGATGAAGACCGGTGTCACGGCTGCCAAGCTTGCTATTGCAGCTTTCGTCGTACCATACATTTTCGTACTGGCACCTCAGCTGCTTATGATCAACGCTACGGCGCCGACCATTATCCTTGCCATGGTGACCGCTATCATCGGTATGTGGGGCTTGTCCCTTGCTATGATCGGGTTCTGTGAACATCCGCTGAATGCCATTCAAAGAATTGTATTCTTCATTGGCGGCCTGTGCCTGATTATTCCTGGTACCGTTACCGATATCGCTGGTGTTGTGATTCTGGTTATCTGCTATCTGTGGCAGAGAAAGAATCAGGGTGGTCCGCTTCCTAATGTTGGAGACTGA